In one Saccharibacillus brassicae genomic region, the following are encoded:
- a CDS encoding GTP-binding protein, which yields MNKTIGMLAHVDAGKTTFAEQLLYHTDSIRARGRVDHRDAFMDSHDIERARGITVFAGQAVMRYNGSTYYLLDTPGHADFSAEMERALRTMDYAVLLLSAVEGVQGHTETVWQLLRRYGVPTFFFINKTDRAGADVQRVTDEIRSLLTQDAFDLTEAAEIEQTDDGEENTQQLPPVNLSESLKTFLAERDEDLLEGYLDDRLTGTEWTEALIRLISECRVYPCLHGSALLDIGVTDFLRLFDRLTVTDYAAADEDEDARKPFAGRVYKIGHDENGTRLTYIKSLQGSLGVREFAAYADRSESAERPGVREEKITGIRVYSGDRHTQVDRAYAGELFAVTGLTEAQAGDGIGDLPHEPVPFEMAPTLTASVSLPRELPVKDALRVFRMLEAEDPALGVLWEEELQQLQIRVMGAIQLEVLTAVLRERFGLDAAFGAPEILYRETIAAPVTGYGHFEPLRHYAEVHLRIEPGERGSGVTFADDCHADDLSVGYRNLVGQYVTEREHHGLLTGSPLTDVKVTLLTGRAHNKHTHGGDFREATLRALRQGLEQADNVLLEPCYRFRIRAEAEHLGRIMHDVQQAYGTFDPPELSETHLSLTGLVPAASFMNYAVELASFTRGKGMLSLTYGGYRPCHNTDEVIARRGYDKNADPLYTSSSIFCAKGAGYSVPWDEAEAAMHLL from the coding sequence ATGAACAAAACAATCGGCATGCTGGCGCACGTGGACGCGGGCAAAACGACGTTCGCCGAACAGCTCCTCTATCACACGGACAGCATCCGGGCCCGGGGACGGGTCGATCACCGGGATGCTTTTATGGACAGCCACGACATCGAGCGGGCGCGCGGCATCACGGTGTTCGCGGGGCAGGCGGTCATGCGCTACAACGGTTCGACCTACTATCTGCTCGACACGCCGGGACACGCCGATTTCTCGGCCGAGATGGAACGCGCGCTGCGCACGATGGATTACGCGGTGCTGCTGCTGAGCGCGGTGGAAGGGGTGCAGGGGCATACGGAGACGGTGTGGCAGCTGCTGCGGCGTTACGGGGTTCCGACGTTCTTTTTTATCAACAAAACAGATCGGGCAGGCGCGGACGTGCAGCGGGTGACGGACGAGATTCGCAGTCTGCTGACGCAAGATGCGTTCGATCTGACGGAGGCGGCGGAAATCGAACAGACGGATGACGGGGAGGAAAATACCCAACAGCTGCCGCCGGTCAACCTCTCCGAATCGCTCAAAACGTTTCTGGCCGAGCGCGACGAAGACCTGCTGGAAGGGTATCTGGACGACCGGCTGACGGGGACCGAGTGGACCGAAGCGTTGATCCGGCTGATCTCGGAATGCCGCGTGTACCCGTGCCTGCACGGGTCGGCGCTGCTGGATATCGGCGTGACCGATTTTCTGCGCCTGTTCGACCGGCTCACCGTCACGGATTACGCCGCGGCGGATGAAGACGAAGACGCGCGCAAGCCGTTCGCCGGCCGCGTCTACAAGATCGGGCACGACGAGAACGGAACCCGGCTGACGTATATCAAAAGTCTGCAAGGTTCGCTCGGCGTGCGGGAATTCGCCGCGTACGCGGATCGCAGCGAAAGTGCGGAACGACCCGGCGTGCGCGAAGAGAAAATTACCGGCATCCGCGTCTACAGCGGCGACCGGCATACGCAGGTCGATCGCGCGTACGCCGGCGAGCTGTTCGCCGTGACCGGACTGACGGAAGCGCAGGCCGGAGACGGAATCGGCGACCTGCCGCACGAGCCGGTCCCGTTCGAAATGGCGCCGACGCTGACGGCGAGCGTCTCGCTGCCGCGCGAGCTTCCGGTCAAGGACGCGCTGCGCGTATTCCGGATGCTGGAAGCGGAAGACCCCGCGCTCGGCGTCCTCTGGGAAGAAGAGCTGCAGCAGCTCCAGATCCGCGTTATGGGCGCTATTCAGCTTGAAGTGCTGACCGCCGTGCTGCGCGAGCGGTTCGGTCTGGACGCGGCGTTCGGCGCGCCGGAGATTCTGTACCGCGAGACGATCGCGGCGCCGGTGACGGGCTACGGGCATTTCGAGCCGCTGAGGCATTACGCCGAGGTGCATCTGCGCATCGAGCCCGGCGAGCGGGGCAGCGGCGTAACGTTCGCGGACGATTGCCACGCGGACGACCTGTCTGTCGGCTACCGCAACCTGGTCGGGCAGTACGTGACGGAGCGCGAGCATCACGGGCTGCTGACCGGCTCTCCGCTGACCGACGTGAAGGTCACGCTGCTCACCGGCCGGGCGCACAACAAGCATACGCACGGCGGCGATTTTCGCGAAGCGACGCTGCGCGCGCTGCGGCAGGGGCTGGAGCAGGCGGACAACGTCCTGCTGGAGCCGTGCTACCGCTTCCGCATCCGCGCGGAAGCCGAGCATCTCGGCCGGATCATGCACGACGTCCAGCAGGCGTACGGGACCTTCGATCCGCCGGAGCTGAGCGAGACGCACCTGAGCCTGACCGGCCTCGTGCCGGCCGCCTCGTTTATGAATTATGCCGTCGAACTGGCGTCCTTTACCCGGGGCAAAGGCATGCTGAGCCTGACCTACGGCGGCTACCGCCCCTGCCACAACACGGACGAAGTCATCGCGCGGCGCGGCTACGACAAAAACGCCGATCCGCTGTACACGTCGTCGTCGATCTTCTGCGCCAAAGGGGCCGGTTATTCCGTGCCGTGGGACGAAGCGGAAGCGGCGATGCATTTGTTGTAA
- a CDS encoding LysE family translocator: protein MEHFSLFVLMSFLLILLPGPDTGLATQNTIVYGRKGGIQTALGSAGGTMLHTLAAVLGLSALIVKSALLFSIFKYAGALYLIYLGVTSLMALRRPKNALPQAARHDGRSPLLQGLLTNMLNPKVAVFFLTFLPQFLIAGANPVVPFLLMGLTYTVMTVVWMVLYVCLLDRIGAWMKRPNVQRAMQGVTGFVLVGFGLKLALERRP, encoded by the coding sequence ATGGAACACTTTTCGCTGTTTGTGCTGATGTCGTTTTTGCTCATTTTGCTGCCCGGTCCCGATACGGGGCTGGCGACGCAAAACACGATCGTATACGGACGCAAAGGCGGCATTCAAACGGCGCTCGGCAGCGCGGGCGGCACCATGCTCCATACGCTGGCCGCCGTGCTCGGATTGTCCGCGCTGATCGTCAAGTCGGCGCTGTTGTTTTCGATTTTCAAATATGCGGGCGCTTTGTATTTGATCTACCTCGGGGTCACCTCGCTGATGGCTTTGCGCAGACCGAAGAACGCGCTGCCGCAGGCAGCGCGTCATGACGGCCGGTCGCCGCTGCTTCAAGGGCTGCTGACGAACATGCTGAATCCGAAAGTGGCGGTCTTCTTCCTGACGTTCCTGCCCCAGTTCCTGATTGCGGGAGCGAATCCGGTCGTACCGTTTCTGCTGATGGGGCTGACGTACACGGTCATGACGGTCGTCTGGATGGTGCTGTACGTCTGCCTGCTCGACCGAATCGGCGCCTGGATGAAGAGACCGAACGTACAGCGGGCGATGCAGGGCGTTACCGGATTCGTGTTGGTCGGATTCGGCTTGAAATTGGCGTTGGAGCGTCGGCCTTAA
- a CDS encoding YtxH domain-containing protein, whose amino-acid sequence MEKSFITTAAIGAAAGALIGAGAALIVATQKGEEIRHTVLDAVEALREAGPQMNEKGHALAEKSQEVTGVVKETLGAVKELKEDTVSAAREVKSNVQDSVRTSGTNGKPTDGSAGSI is encoded by the coding sequence ATGGAAAAATCGTTTATTACTACAGCCGCTATCGGTGCCGCCGCAGGCGCGCTCATCGGTGCCGGAGCCGCCCTGATCGTCGCTACGCAAAAAGGCGAAGAGATTCGCCACACCGTGCTCGACGCGGTCGAAGCGCTGCGCGAAGCCGGCCCGCAAATGAACGAAAAAGGTCACGCCCTCGCCGAGAAAAGCCAGGAAGTGACCGGAGTCGTCAAGGAAACGCTGGGCGCGGTCAAAGAACTCAAGGAAGATACCGTATCCGCGGCGCGCGAAGTCAAGTCGAACGTGCAGGATTCCGTCCGCACGTCGGGCACGAACGGCAAGCCGACCGACGGAAGCGCAGGCAGCATCTAA
- a CDS encoding cupin domain-containing protein, which produces MNIWDPVNIRQELDKLEEHWSPRVIGKVNDPYIKVAKVQGELVWHKHDDEDEMFLIVYGQLLIQMEDRGDVKLGPGEFCVVPRGVMHNPVAEQECGLVLIETVTTLHTGGTESPLTRSIEEQEGKR; this is translated from the coding sequence ATGAATATATGGGATCCGGTCAACATCAGGCAAGAACTGGACAAACTCGAGGAACACTGGTCGCCCCGGGTGATCGGCAAAGTAAACGACCCGTATATCAAAGTGGCGAAAGTGCAGGGCGAACTCGTCTGGCACAAACACGATGACGAAGACGAGATGTTTCTGATCGTGTACGGACAGCTGCTGATCCAAATGGAAGACCGAGGCGACGTCAAGCTCGGTCCCGGCGAATTCTGCGTGGTGCCGCGCGGAGTGATGCATAATCCGGTAGCCGAACAGGAATGCGGATTGGTGTTGATCGAGACGGTCACGACCCTGCATACCGGCGGTACGGAATCGCCGCTGACGCGTTCGATCGAAGAGCAGGAGGGGAAGCGTTGA
- the map gene encoding type I methionyl aminopeptidase, with product MITLKSEREIGMMDAAGDLLAACHKEIAKMIKPGVTTMEIDRFVEKFLKQHGATPEQKGYNGYEYATCASINDEVCHGFPRRQPLKNGDLVTIDMVVNLNGGLADSAWTYAVGDVSAEDKRLMEVTLRALELGIEAAVAGNRLGDIGYAIQSYVEGEGFSVVREFTGHGIGPTIHEKPQVLHYGEPGKGQRLKEGMVITIEPMVNAGVWQTSRDANGWTARTADGRNSAQYEHTLAITADGPRILTSQD from the coding sequence ATGATTACACTCAAAAGCGAACGCGAAATCGGGATGATGGACGCGGCGGGAGACCTGCTTGCGGCCTGCCACAAAGAAATTGCCAAAATGATCAAACCGGGCGTCACCACGATGGAGATCGACCGGTTCGTCGAGAAGTTTCTCAAGCAGCACGGCGCGACGCCGGAGCAAAAAGGATATAACGGATACGAATACGCGACGTGCGCGTCGATCAACGACGAAGTGTGCCACGGCTTCCCGCGCCGCCAGCCGCTCAAGAACGGCGATCTTGTCACGATCGACATGGTCGTCAACCTGAACGGCGGACTGGCCGATTCGGCCTGGACGTACGCGGTCGGCGACGTGTCGGCGGAAGACAAGCGCCTGATGGAAGTGACGCTGCGCGCGCTGGAACTGGGCATCGAAGCGGCGGTCGCGGGCAATCGCCTGGGCGATATCGGCTACGCGATCCAGAGCTACGTGGAAGGCGAAGGCTTCTCCGTCGTGCGCGAGTTTACCGGACACGGCATCGGGCCGACTATCCACGAGAAACCGCAGGTGCTGCATTACGGCGAGCCGGGCAAAGGCCAGCGCCTCAAGGAAGGCATGGTCATCACCATCGAGCCGATGGTCAACGCCGGCGTCTGGCAGACGTCGCGCGACGCCAACGGCTGGACGGCGCGCACCGCGGACGGCCGCAATTCGGCGCAGTACGAGCACACGCTTGCGATCACCGCGGACGGTCCGCGCATTTTGACTTCGCAGGACTAG
- a CDS encoding polysaccharide deacetylase family protein, with amino-acid sequence MNILLNLFPGGRHKALTFSYDDGMTQDRRLVDLFNRHGLKATFHLNSGKFDEPGYVKYEEVAGLYAGHEVSAHTVTHPFLERVPRERLVMEVMDDRGALEELTGYPVRGMSYPFGTYNDEVTDTLASLGIRYCRTVQATGEFALPQRPLTWHPTCHHKQMAEIGEVFLALDPPPPYANLALLYVWGHSYEFDNDGNWDEMEQFCARMAGRSDVWTATNIEIIDYMDALRRLEFAVGGTLVRNPSALSVWVTVDGAPVEIPGGETKRLDA; translated from the coding sequence ATGAACATTTTGTTGAACCTTTTTCCGGGCGGACGCCACAAAGCGCTCACTTTCAGTTACGACGACGGCATGACGCAGGACCGGCGGCTCGTCGACCTGTTCAACCGGCACGGCCTCAAAGCGACGTTCCATCTCAACTCCGGCAAGTTCGACGAACCGGGCTACGTCAAATACGAGGAAGTCGCCGGTCTGTATGCCGGACACGAGGTATCGGCGCATACGGTGACGCATCCTTTTCTGGAGCGCGTTCCGCGCGAACGGCTCGTCATGGAAGTGATGGACGACCGCGGCGCGCTGGAAGAACTGACCGGCTATCCGGTGCGCGGCATGTCGTATCCGTTCGGTACGTACAACGACGAAGTGACGGACACGTTAGCCTCGCTCGGCATCCGCTACTGCCGCACCGTGCAGGCGACCGGGGAATTCGCGCTGCCGCAGCGTCCGCTCACCTGGCATCCGACCTGCCACCACAAGCAGATGGCCGAGATCGGAGAAGTCTTCCTCGCGCTCGACCCGCCGCCGCCTTACGCAAATCTGGCACTGCTCTACGTGTGGGGACACAGCTACGAATTCGACAACGACGGCAACTGGGACGAGATGGAGCAGTTCTGCGCCCGGATGGCCGGACGAAGCGACGTCTGGACAGCGACGAATATCGAAATCATCGATTATATGGACGCGCTGCGCCGACTGGAGTTTGCCGTAGGCGGCACGCTCGTACGCAATCCGTCGGCGCTGTCCGTCTGGGTGACGGTCGACGGAGCGCCGGTCGAGATCCCCGGCGGGGAAACGAAGCGGCTGGACGCGTAA
- a CDS encoding M48 family metallopeptidase, translated as MNIQHNDHTIEFHVEYAKRKKIYVQIEPNGLVTVKAPNGMPEAEIQAAVAQQADWIIETRSKQDKAREAPKPKEYKKDGEGEFLYLGRRCRLDELIPTEGRTEEQLRGDLKKFYFSSCKKIVNERIGPYAKQLKAEPKVIEIIESANKWGSCDSRKRLNFNYLLAMAPPYAIDYVIVHELCHIHHMNHDRSFWRKLGSILPDYKEREAYLNRYGNFMVM; from the coding sequence ATGAACATTCAACATAACGACCACACCATCGAATTCCACGTCGAATATGCGAAACGCAAAAAAATCTACGTCCAGATCGAACCGAATGGGCTGGTGACCGTCAAAGCGCCGAACGGAATGCCCGAAGCCGAGATCCAGGCCGCCGTCGCGCAGCAGGCCGACTGGATCATCGAGACCCGCTCCAAACAGGACAAAGCGCGCGAAGCGCCGAAGCCCAAAGAATACAAAAAAGACGGCGAGGGCGAGTTTCTGTACCTGGGACGCCGCTGCCGGTTGGACGAGCTGATTCCGACGGAAGGGCGCACGGAAGAACAGCTGCGCGGCGACCTCAAAAAGTTCTATTTTTCCAGCTGCAAAAAAATCGTAAACGAACGGATCGGCCCGTACGCCAAACAGCTCAAAGCCGAACCGAAAGTCATCGAAATCATCGAATCCGCGAACAAATGGGGCAGCTGCGATTCGAGAAAAAGGCTGAATTTCAACTATTTGCTGGCGATGGCTCCGCCTTACGCGATCGACTACGTTATCGTGCACGAGCTGTGCCATATCCATCACATGAACCACGACCGCTCGTTCTGGCGCAAGCTCGGCAGCATCCTGCCGGATTACAAAGAGCGGGAAGCTTACCTGAACCGGTACGGCAATTTTATGGTGATGTAA
- a CDS encoding S-layer homology domain-containing protein yields MLKTWSRAISVVLAVILLLGVLSPGLGTGRAQAAANEEQALNDGTISQTVVENVYDGTGASGRPESITLSFNGDPSTSLGFAWYAPEQVTGTKLEVVEASKWTGGAFPADSAVSYEGTSVVTAVYENLNDKNANQRTNYSSHKVVASNLKPATAYAYRAGDGTENNWSEVSTFTTERTGRADFDFLFTTDSQGTTQNDFEIWNTVLEAGIGKFPKSEFIVISGDEVDHGDREEQWKWFFGEARKILTTLPLMPAVGNHESKNYGNFATHFNLPNLAGTGAKPDGSVYAFDYGPVHFMVLNTEYSGSSQTQETREVYEKQVQWLRNEAKNTDQKWKVVVQHKAPYSVASHVDDTDVKYFRENLTKVFDELDIDLVLSGHDHTYTRSYQMYENKPLTDIKAGQDGFVQNPEGTLYLITNAAGKKMYQPKPNRTFDYAAKYGQPNLPMFTGFRVTGDTLSYETYTVNPDGTSDLYDQYGIRKTDPIVETPKVSKVTATFHGDSRTSRGFAWYTPQSVMGTDVQIAASSVSGAADFSNALSFKGSSYTATNSPTEKVHKATASGLAAGTTYAYRVGDASINMWSQTGTFRTDDGNTSFTFIDLADTQAKEEDEASLSAETLRKALATVPNAEFVVHNGDIVDTGTNEEQWNWLLGHSQDSLLKTTIAPSAGNHEDENYAFIDHFNLDTPAGSATETGAYYSYDYGNAHFVVLNSNEDSAEYANFSAAQVQWLQDDVNAAKAKGAQWIVVNIHKGPYTTSNHATDKDIIGPNGVRSKIAPLMAQLGIDFVVQGHDHIYARTKPITSDGTAGQAAVIKESVGGESVEYTVNPDGSIYLIPATAGAKVYYKNQKPALGDAYYALFNRAEENHAAKYGPDPTNATRPVRGQVQNFVAITIDGGRLTATTYEIDQQKDNGAAIPFVIDRFGIVKQTAAPGGGTPSVPQDPNTPAPTFPVPSTPSPAAPVTPVPAAPAPTAPTPTAPTPTTPVPAVPTPGPADNAGSAQPALGDIAGHWAESAVRRAVSAGFVNGYANGDFRPNSPVTRAEFVTMIVRALDLPASTATPSFTDNSRVGAWAAPQIAAAVEAGLISGYSDGTFRPGSAMTRAELTATIVRAAKLPLDPSAKLSFADAADIPKWAVPYIAAANKAGLAGGVGGERFAPNKEATRAEAVSMILAMMK; encoded by the coding sequence ATGCTTAAGACTTGGTCACGCGCAATATCCGTAGTTCTGGCCGTTATTTTGCTGCTGGGCGTTTTGAGTCCGGGCTTGGGAACGGGCCGGGCACAGGCGGCAGCGAACGAAGAACAAGCCTTGAACGACGGAACGATTAGTCAGACAGTAGTCGAAAACGTTTACGATGGAACCGGGGCCTCCGGCCGTCCGGAATCGATCACGCTGAGTTTCAACGGCGATCCGTCCACGAGCCTGGGCTTTGCCTGGTACGCGCCGGAGCAAGTCACGGGCACCAAGCTGGAAGTGGTCGAAGCTTCCAAATGGACCGGCGGAGCTTTCCCGGCCGACAGCGCGGTCTCGTATGAAGGCACCTCTGTCGTCACGGCTGTCTACGAGAACCTGAACGACAAAAATGCGAATCAAAGAACGAACTATAGCAGCCACAAAGTGGTGGCAAGCAACCTGAAGCCGGCGACCGCTTACGCTTACCGCGCCGGAGACGGCACGGAGAACAACTGGAGCGAAGTGTCCACGTTCACGACGGAGCGGACAGGCCGCGCGGACTTCGACTTCCTGTTCACGACCGATTCCCAGGGCACGACCCAAAACGATTTCGAGATCTGGAACACGGTGCTCGAAGCCGGAATAGGCAAATTCCCGAAATCGGAATTCATCGTTATTTCCGGCGATGAAGTCGATCACGGCGATCGCGAAGAACAGTGGAAATGGTTTTTCGGCGAAGCCCGCAAGATTTTGACCACGCTGCCGCTGATGCCGGCCGTAGGCAATCACGAGAGCAAAAACTACGGCAATTTCGCGACGCATTTCAATCTGCCGAACCTGGCGGGAACGGGAGCGAAGCCGGACGGTTCCGTCTATGCGTTCGATTACGGCCCGGTCCATTTCATGGTGCTGAACACGGAATACTCCGGCAGCAGCCAGACGCAGGAGACGCGCGAAGTGTACGAGAAGCAGGTACAGTGGCTGCGTAACGAAGCGAAAAACACCGACCAAAAATGGAAAGTCGTCGTCCAGCACAAGGCGCCTTATTCGGTAGCCAGCCACGTGGACGATACGGACGTCAAATATTTCCGCGAAAACCTGACGAAAGTGTTCGACGAACTGGATATCGATCTGGTGCTGAGCGGTCACGACCATACGTATACGCGCAGCTACCAGATGTATGAGAACAAGCCGCTCACCGACATCAAGGCGGGCCAGGACGGATTCGTACAAAATCCCGAAGGAACGCTGTACCTGATCACGAACGCGGCCGGCAAAAAAATGTATCAGCCCAAACCGAACCGCACGTTCGATTACGCGGCCAAGTACGGTCAGCCGAACCTGCCGATGTTTACGGGCTTCCGCGTAACCGGCGACACGCTGAGCTACGAGACGTACACGGTCAATCCGGACGGCACCTCGGATCTGTACGACCAATACGGCATTCGCAAGACCGATCCGATCGTCGAAACGCCGAAAGTCAGCAAAGTTACGGCGACGTTCCACGGCGACAGCCGCACGTCGAGAGGCTTTGCGTGGTACACGCCGCAGTCCGTCATGGGCACGGATGTGCAGATCGCAGCGAGCAGCGTCAGCGGCGCAGCCGATTTCTCGAACGCGCTGTCGTTCAAGGGCAGCAGCTACACGGCGACCAATTCCCCGACGGAAAAAGTGCATAAAGCGACAGCTTCCGGTCTGGCGGCCGGCACGACTTACGCCTACCGCGTAGGCGACGCTTCGATCAATATGTGGAGCCAGACCGGTACGTTCCGTACCGACGACGGCAATACTTCGTTCACCTTCATCGATCTGGCCGATACCCAGGCCAAAGAAGAAGACGAAGCTTCCCTGTCCGCAGAGACGCTGAGAAAAGCGCTCGCGACCGTGCCGAATGCCGAATTCGTCGTGCATAACGGCGATATCGTCGACACCGGAACGAACGAAGAACAGTGGAACTGGCTGCTGGGCCATTCGCAAGACAGCCTGCTCAAGACGACGATCGCGCCGTCGGCCGGCAACCACGAAGACGAGAACTACGCCTTTATCGATCACTTCAATCTCGATACGCCGGCAGGTTCGGCCACCGAGACGGGCGCGTATTATTCGTACGATTACGGCAATGCGCACTTCGTCGTGCTGAACTCGAACGAAGATTCGGCGGAGTACGCCAACTTCTCGGCGGCTCAGGTGCAGTGGCTTCAAGACGACGTGAACGCCGCAAAAGCGAAAGGCGCGCAGTGGATCGTCGTCAATATCCACAAAGGCCCTTATACGACGTCGAACCACGCGACCGACAAAGACATCATCGGACCGAACGGCGTCCGCAGCAAGATTGCGCCGCTCATGGCGCAGCTCGGCATCGACTTCGTCGTGCAGGGACATGACCATATCTATGCCCGCACGAAGCCGATCACAAGCGACGGAACGGCCGGCCAGGCCGCCGTCATCAAAGAAAGCGTCGGCGGAGAGAGCGTGGAATACACGGTCAACCCGGACGGCAGCATCTACCTGATCCCGGCCACCGCCGGTGCCAAAGTGTATTACAAAAACCAAAAGCCGGCGCTCGGCGACGCTTACTACGCTCTGTTCAACCGCGCCGAAGAAAACCATGCCGCGAAGTATGGTCCGGACCCGACCAACGCTACCCGTCCGGTTCGCGGACAGGTGCAGAACTTCGTCGCGATCACGATCGACGGCGGCCGCCTGACAGCGACGACGTACGAAATCGATCAGCAAAAAGATAACGGCGCCGCTATTCCTTTTGTAATCGATCGCTTCGGCATCGTCAAACAAACGGCAGCGCCGGGCGGAGGCACGCCGTCCGTCCCGCAGGACCCGAATACGCCGGCTCCGACGTTCCCGGTTCCTTCGACGCCGTCTCCTGCGGCGCCGGTGACTCCGGTCCCGGCTGCGCCGGCTCCAACGGCACCGACACCAACGGCACCGACTCCGACGACTCCGGTCCCTGCGGTACCGACGCCAGGCCCGGCCGATAACGCAGGATCGGCGCAGCCGGCACTTGGCGACATCGCTGGCCACTGGGCGGAATCGGCTGTGCGCCGCGCGGTATCCGCCGGCTTCGTCAACGGCTACGCAAACGGCGATTTCCGTCCGAACAGCCCCGTCACCCGGGCCGAGTTCGTGACGATGATCGTTCGCGCGCTCGATCTTCCGGCTTCGACGGCCACGCCGTCGTTCACGGACAACAGCCGCGTAGGCGCATGGGCCGCACCGCAGATCGCCGCGGCGGTCGAAGCGGGCCTGATCAGCGGATACAGCGACGGCACGTTCCGTCCGGGCAGCGCCATGACGCGTGCCGAGCTGACCGCGACGATCGTGCGGGCGGCGAAGCTGCCGCTGGACCCGTCGGCGAAGCTGTCGTTCGCAGACGCCGCGGACATCCCGAAATGGGCCGTGCCGTACATTGCGGCCGCCAACAAAGCCGGCCTGGCCGGCGGCGTAGGCGGAGAGCGTTTCGCTCCGAACAAGGAAGCGACGCGCGCCGAAGCGGTCAGCATGATCCTGGCCATGATGAAGTAA
- a CDS encoding WD40/YVTN/BNR-like repeat-containing protein yields the protein MYKRYALSINAGWLAALMLAGSLLAGCSAQSGYSDAASPLQVTPSAVVYEPPAALDESQSASAVQADPAPIREYYLNDGRIGWKIEARTDRTSGVHNRLYRTENGGAQWVKIDDSRTGSFPAGAVGAVRFTDDVQGWVAVNAAQTGDPGLYGTTDGGVSWSRTPLQVPADFADARFEPKTPIRFEGTPLGLFIAQTDGAAGSPETNPLLFYVTSDGGATWSDPIRGEAGELDGLRWQTERLSDGTGRSWSVTIDGRTWTFERSDK from the coding sequence ATGTACAAACGCTACGCACTTTCGATAAATGCCGGCTGGCTGGCCGCGCTGATGTTGGCCGGAAGCCTGCTTGCGGGCTGCTCCGCGCAGAGCGGATACTCCGACGCTGCTTCGCCTTTGCAAGTCACGCCTTCCGCCGTGGTCTACGAACCGCCCGCCGCGCTTGACGAATCGCAATCCGCTTCGGCTGTGCAGGCCGATCCGGCTCCGATCCGGGAATATTATTTGAATGACGGCCGTATCGGCTGGAAAATAGAAGCTCGAACCGACAGAACTTCCGGCGTGCACAACCGATTGTACCGAACCGAGAACGGCGGCGCGCAGTGGGTCAAGATCGACGATTCGAGAACCGGTTCTTTCCCTGCGGGAGCGGTAGGCGCCGTGCGCTTTACCGATGACGTGCAGGGCTGGGTCGCCGTCAATGCCGCGCAGACAGGCGATCCCGGTCTCTACGGAACGACGGACGGCGGAGTCTCGTGGAGCAGGACGCCGCTGCAAGTACCCGCCGATTTTGCCGACGCCCGGTTCGAACCCAAGACGCCGATCCGGTTCGAAGGCACACCGCTCGGCCTGTTTATCGCCCAGACCGACGGCGCGGCCGGCAGCCCGGAAACGAACCCGCTGCTGTTCTACGTTACGTCCGACGGCGGCGCCACCTGGTCCGATCCGATTCGCGGCGAAGCGGGCGAGCTGGACGGATTGCGTTGGCAAACGGAGCGCTTGAGCGACGGCACGGGCCGCAGCTGGTCGGTTACGATCGACGGCCGGACGTGGACATTCGAGCGCAGCGACAAGTGA
- a CDS encoding DUF2087 domain-containing protein: MTQPKTDFQQDANRNFEQDPDTRLRDSVIRRFFDREGRLKNIPAQLKKKLIVLEYLVEQLEMERTYPESEINAFIRLVHDDYATIRREFIVQGFMSRSDEVYKRNPLSAARRWEDLS, from the coding sequence ATGACGCAGCCCAAAACAGACTTCCAGCAGGACGCCAACCGAAACTTCGAGCAGGACCCCGACACCCGATTGCGCGACTCGGTCATCCGCCGTTTTTTCGATCGGGAAGGACGGCTCAAAAACATCCCGGCGCAGCTCAAGAAAAAACTGATCGTGCTGGAATATCTGGTGGAACAGCTGGAAATGGAACGAACCTACCCGGAATCGGAGATCAATGCTTTTATCCGCCTCGTGCATGACGATTACGCGACGATCCGGCGGGAATTTATCGTACAGGGCTTCATGTCGCGCAGCGACGAAGTCTACAAGCGCAATCCCTTGTCGGCGGCCCGGCGCTGGGAAGACCTGTCCTGA